CCGATGCGCTAGCCGTGAAGCAAGGGCAATCGCAGGCATGAGGGCAGTGGCATGATTCCGGTATCCGGTTTTGAGGAGCGCACCGTCGCGGTGCTTGGGCTCGGGCGCTCGGGGCTTTCGGCGGCGCGGGCGCTGCGTGAGGGCGGCGCCTCGGTTCTGGTCTGGGACGACAACGCCTCTGCGCGCGAAACGGCCGAGGCCGAGGGCTTCGAAAGCCGCGAGCTGGGCCGGGAGGGCGGCTTCGACGGCGTCGACTGGCTGGTGGTCTCGCCGGGCATCCCGCATCTCTACCCCGAGCCGAACCCGGTGATCGCCGCTGCCTGGGCGGCGGGTGTGCCGGTGGACAACGACATCGGCCTGTTCTTCCGCGCGCTCTCTGCCGCCGGGTCCGACTGGGACATGTACGACATGCCGCCGCGCGTCGTGGCGGTGACCGGCTCGAACGGCAAGTCGACCACCTCGGCGCTGATCCACCATATCCTCCAGAGCTCGGGGCGTGAGAGCCAGCTCGCCGGCAATATCGGTCGCGGCGTGCTCGACATCGACCCGCCGGGGGACGGCGGCATCGTCGTGCTGGAGCTGTCGAGCTACCAGACCGATCTCGCGCGGGCGCTGACGCCGGACGTGGCGGTCTTCACCAACCTCTCGCCCGACCATCTCGACCGGCACGCCGGCATGGGCGGCTACTTCGCTGCCAAGCGCCGGCTCTTCGCCGAGGGCGGGCCGGACCGCTGCGTCATCGGCGTGGACGAGAAGGAGGGGCTCTACCTCGCCAACCAGCTTGCCGAGGCGGCGACCGACGACCGGGTGATCCGCGTGTCGTCCGGCACCAAGCTCGGCGGGCCGGGCTGGCTGGTCTATGCGCGCAAGGGGTTCCTCACCGAATGGCGCAAGGGGCGGCAGGTGGCGTCCATCGACCTGCGCCCCGTCAAGGGGCTGCCGGGGGCGCACAACCACCAGAACGCCTGCGCCGCCTATGCGGCCTGCCGGACGCTCGGTGTGGCGCCGCGGCAGATCGAGGCGGCCTTCCACAGCTTCGAGGGGCTGCCGCACCGCAGCCAGATCGTCGCCGAGGCGGATGGGGTGAGCTACGTCAACGACAGCAAGGCCACCAACGTCGACGCGGCGGTGAAGGCGCTTCAGGCGTTCAGCAACATCCGCTGGATCTGCGGCGGGTTGATGAAGGAGGGCGGGCTTTCGGGCCTTGCGC
The sequence above is a segment of the Alloyangia pacifica genome. Coding sequences within it:
- the murD gene encoding UDP-N-acetylmuramoyl-L-alanine--D-glutamate ligase, which encodes MIPVSGFEERTVAVLGLGRSGLSAARALREGGASVLVWDDNASARETAEAEGFESRELGREGGFDGVDWLVVSPGIPHLYPEPNPVIAAAWAAGVPVDNDIGLFFRALSAAGSDWDMYDMPPRVVAVTGSNGKSTTSALIHHILQSSGRESQLAGNIGRGVLDIDPPGDGGIVVLELSSYQTDLARALTPDVAVFTNLSPDHLDRHAGMGGYFAAKRRLFAEGGPDRCVIGVDEKEGLYLANQLAEAATDDRVIRVSSGTKLGGPGWLVYARKGFLTEWRKGRQVASIDLRPVKGLPGAHNHQNACAAYAACRTLGVAPRQIEAAFHSFEGLPHRSQIVAEADGVSYVNDSKATNVDAAVKALQAFSNIRWICGGLMKEGGLSGLAPGLGNVTKAYVIGREAATFALGLPGVEAEICTDMATAVGKARAEAQPGDVVLLAPAAASFDQYDSFEKRGEDFAAKVRAAL